One genomic region from Actinocatenispora thailandica encodes:
- a CDS encoding alkaline phosphatase D family protein, with translation MTFSGEISRRLVLGPVLRCATDDTASIWVETDSPARVEVRAGDVSAHADTFTAFGHHYALVVASGLGPGADLPYSVRLDGERVWPPRRGEYPPSRLRTRGGPPATVRVMFGSCREASPYTDDGFPPDALDTFARTLARGDAAVPDLLLLLGDQVYADEISADTQRYLRDRREHGDGPSDAPTDQAADFEEYTRLYHESWTDPEIRWLLSTVPSAMIFDDHEIVDDWNTSAAWRARIHATTWWRRRIVGGLASYWVYQQLGNLTPDQLASDETAREVLTGGDASAALARLAIVSDRATDPATPTVGPSWSYRIDLARTRVLVLDNRSGRVLTPGRRQMLSPTDWDWLTEQVRGDYDHLIVGASLPWLLPPAIHDLETADEKLADSPRALVAAGAERVRQVADMEHWAAFRDSFERFGELLRDVSAGRCTPRPPASISVLSGDVHHSYVAAADLGPDQRSRVYQLTCSPTHNQAPPEMKIGFRIGWSRAAAGIAAGIARLARVPRPGPRWRKLAGPYFSNAVGTLELRARSARVRLDGTARDAAGRPVLQPLAQVPLAWRGGGQAVRRIRPA, from the coding sequence ATGACCTTCAGCGGGGAGATCTCCCGGCGGCTGGTGCTGGGACCGGTGTTGCGATGCGCCACGGACGACACGGCGAGTATCTGGGTGGAGACCGACTCCCCGGCGCGGGTCGAGGTCCGCGCCGGGGACGTCAGCGCGCACGCGGACACCTTCACCGCCTTCGGGCATCACTACGCGCTCGTCGTAGCGTCGGGCCTGGGACCCGGCGCCGACCTGCCGTACTCGGTGCGGCTCGACGGTGAGCGGGTCTGGCCGCCGCGGCGCGGCGAGTACCCGCCGAGCCGGCTGCGCACCCGGGGCGGGCCGCCCGCGACGGTGCGGGTGATGTTCGGCTCCTGCCGGGAGGCCTCCCCCTACACCGACGACGGGTTCCCGCCGGATGCGCTGGACACCTTCGCCCGCACGCTGGCCAGGGGCGACGCCGCGGTACCGGATCTCCTGTTGCTGCTGGGCGACCAGGTGTACGCGGACGAGATCTCCGCCGACACCCAGCGGTACCTGCGCGACCGGCGCGAGCATGGTGACGGCCCGTCGGACGCGCCGACCGACCAGGCCGCCGACTTCGAGGAGTACACGAGGCTCTACCACGAGTCGTGGACCGATCCGGAGATCCGCTGGCTGCTGTCCACCGTGCCGTCCGCGATGATCTTCGACGACCACGAGATCGTGGACGACTGGAACACCTCGGCCGCCTGGCGCGCACGGATCCACGCCACCACCTGGTGGCGCCGCCGCATCGTCGGCGGGCTCGCCTCGTACTGGGTGTACCAGCAGCTGGGCAACCTCACCCCGGACCAGCTGGCCAGCGACGAGACGGCCCGCGAGGTGTTGACCGGCGGCGACGCGTCGGCGGCACTGGCCCGCCTCGCCATCGTCAGCGACCGCGCCACCGATCCGGCCACACCGACGGTCGGCCCGAGCTGGAGCTACCGCATCGACCTGGCCCGTACCCGGGTGTTGGTGCTGGACAACCGCAGCGGCCGGGTGCTCACACCGGGCCGGCGGCAGATGCTCTCCCCCACCGACTGGGACTGGCTCACCGAGCAGGTGCGCGGCGACTACGACCACCTGATCGTCGGCGCGTCGCTACCGTGGCTGTTGCCGCCGGCCATCCACGACCTGGAGACCGCCGACGAGAAGCTCGCCGACTCGCCCCGGGCGCTGGTCGCGGCCGGGGCGGAACGGGTGCGCCAGGTCGCCGACATGGAGCACTGGGCCGCCTTCCGGGACTCCTTCGAACGGTTCGGCGAGCTGCTGCGCGACGTCTCCGCCGGGAGGTGCACGCCGCGGCCGCCGGCCAGCATCAGCGTGCTGTCCGGCGACGTGCACCACAGCTACGTCGCCGCCGCCGACCTCGGCCCCGACCAGCGAAGCCGGGTGTACCAGCTGACCTGTTCGCCGACCCACAACCAGGCTCCGCCGGAGATGAAGATCGGCTTCCGGATCGGCTGGAGCCGCGCCGCCGCCGGGATCGCCGCGGGCATCGCCCGGCTGGCCCGGGTACCGCGGCCGGGGCCACGCTGGCGCAAGCTCGCCGGCCCGTACTTCTCCAACGCCGTCGGGACACTGGAGCTGCGGGCCCGGTCGGCCCGGGTCCGGTTGGACGGCACGGCACGAGACGCCGCGGGTCGCCCGGTGCTGCAACCGCTGGCCCAGGTGCCGCTGGCCTGGCGCGGCGGCGGTCAGGCGGTGCGGCGGATCCGGCCGGCGTAG
- a CDS encoding sugar isomerase domain-containing protein: MTVDGAVYAAAARTVLDRVIDSQADAVGQAADLIVASLRDGGVIQAFGSGHSEALAMEIAGRAGGLVPTNKLALRDVVVFGGQPPSVLSDPLLERDPAIAHRVLELANIQPSDVFVIASSSGINGSTVELARTVKQRGHKLIAITSLDHTAKAEPRHPSGQRLSEVADVVLDNGAPFGDAVLPLPGGGAVGAVSSLTAAMLAQMITTEVVRRLLDAGEQPPIYLSANVPGGDEHNQALEQRYAGRIRRTA, encoded by the coding sequence ATGACGGTGGATGGTGCGGTCTACGCGGCTGCCGCCCGCACGGTGCTGGACCGGGTGATCGACAGCCAGGCCGACGCGGTGGGGCAGGCGGCGGACCTGATCGTGGCGAGCCTGCGCGACGGCGGCGTGATCCAGGCGTTCGGCAGCGGCCACTCCGAGGCGCTGGCGATGGAGATCGCCGGCCGCGCCGGTGGGCTGGTGCCGACCAACAAGCTCGCGCTGCGCGACGTGGTCGTGTTCGGCGGGCAGCCGCCGTCGGTGCTGTCCGACCCGCTGCTGGAGCGTGACCCGGCCATCGCGCACCGCGTCCTGGAACTGGCGAACATCCAGCCCAGCGACGTGTTCGTGATCGCCTCCAGCTCCGGCATCAACGGCTCGACGGTGGAACTGGCCCGTACCGTCAAGCAGCGCGGGCACAAGCTGATCGCGATCACCTCGCTGGACCACACGGCCAAGGCCGAGCCGCGGCACCCGTCCGGGCAGCGGCTGTCGGAGGTCGCCGACGTGGTGCTCGACAACGGCGCCCCCTTCGGTGACGCGGTACTGCCGCTGCCCGGCGGCGGTGCGGTCGGCGCCGTGTCGTCGCTGACCGCGGCGATGCTGGCCCAGATGATCACCACCGAGGTGGTGCGTCGGCTGCTCGACGCCGGTGAGCAGCCGCCGATCTACCTGTCCGCGAACGTGCCCGGTGGCGACGAGCACAACCAGGCGCTGGAACAGCGCTACGCCGGCCGGATCCGCCGCACCGCCTGA
- a CDS encoding N-acetylglucosamine kinase: protein MSYPLDPGAPMRLALGLDMGGTATRAVLAAESGVVLGTGAAGPGNPFAHAPEGAAGALREAVRAALGDHDPAAVGLGVLGVAGGNVLTVPAVGDTFRRAWGDLGLRCPMRVVSDVEVAYAAGTAEPDGTILIAGTGTAAGRITGHRMTRAFAGYGWLLGDEGAGFWLGREAVRALLMVTDGLRPPGMLTDLVAAQLPVDPANPGSDTERTVSAVDHAHPLRLARLASLVSTAAEAGDPVAEDIVERAGRHLFTLATAAYGGGPLVLSGSVIRPATPVGAQLRRRLAGWSPGPHQSAPRVLTAGSGAAGAAWLATAALPGITDPAALHRSIVGTADEWPAAASPR, encoded by the coding sequence TTGTCGTACCCGCTCGACCCGGGAGCACCGATGCGGCTGGCCCTCGGCCTGGACATGGGCGGTACCGCGACCCGCGCGGTGCTCGCCGCCGAGTCCGGTGTCGTGCTCGGTACCGGGGCGGCCGGTCCCGGCAACCCGTTCGCGCACGCACCCGAGGGCGCGGCCGGCGCGTTGCGCGAGGCCGTGCGCGCGGCGCTGGGCGACCACGATCCCGCCGCGGTGGGCCTGGGGGTGCTCGGCGTGGCCGGCGGCAACGTGCTCACCGTCCCGGCCGTCGGCGACACGTTCCGCCGAGCCTGGGGCGATCTTGGCCTGCGCTGCCCGATGCGCGTCGTCAGCGACGTGGAGGTCGCCTACGCAGCGGGCACCGCCGAACCCGACGGCACGATCCTGATCGCCGGCACCGGTACCGCGGCAGGCCGCATCACCGGTCACCGGATGACCCGCGCGTTCGCCGGGTACGGCTGGCTGCTCGGCGACGAGGGCGCCGGGTTCTGGCTCGGCCGGGAAGCGGTCCGGGCGCTGCTCATGGTCACCGACGGCCTGCGGCCACCCGGCATGCTCACCGACCTGGTTGCCGCCCAGCTGCCCGTCGACCCGGCGAACCCGGGCAGCGACACCGAACGCACCGTCAGCGCGGTCGACCACGCCCATCCGCTGCGCCTCGCCCGGCTGGCGTCGCTGGTCAGTACCGCCGCCGAGGCCGGTGACCCGGTCGCGGAAGACATCGTGGAGCGCGCCGGCCGGCATCTGTTCACGCTGGCCACCGCGGCGTACGGGGGCGGCCCGCTGGTGCTGTCCGGCAGCGTGATCCGGCCCGCCACGCCGGTCGGTGCACAGTTGCGCCGGCGGCTGGCCGGCTGGTCGCCCGGTCCGCACCAGTCGGCGCCGCGGGTACTGACCGCCGGCAGCGGTGCGGCCGGGGCTGCCTGGCTCGCCACCGCCGCGCTGCCCGGCATCACCGACCCGGCCGCGCTGCACCGCTCGATCGTCGGTACGGCGGACGAGTGGCCGGCCGCCGCATCGCCGCGGTGA